In Paenibacillus hexagrammi, the following are encoded in one genomic region:
- a CDS encoding RNA polymerase sigma factor produces the protein MEANQIIEETAREAYGRLLSYLAVNWRDLQAVEDALGDAFVAALETWPKVGAPDKPEAWLLTAARRRLIDRARRARISESALPTLLAMSEDTQRLTSSGASFPDERLRMMFLCTHPSIDPAMRAPLMLQTVLGIDAARIASAFIIKPSTMGQRLTRVKAKIRADRLVFEMPEAEEIPKRLDFVLEAIYAAYGSGWDEAADTDSPRRKLAEEAIYLGRLLLRFVPLEPEVHGLLAFMLHCEARRRARQDDEGNYVPLSEQDCSRWDESMIMEAERHLHTASQAGRIGRFQLMAAIQSVHAQRSRTGHIEWEAIAQLYEGLLHVSPTLGALVGRAAAVAEAYGVEHGIALLEAIPAKEVVSYQPYWALAGHLYKQMNRKEDARSAYSQAIGLSTDVSVRQFLSRQAFRI, from the coding sequence ATGGAAGCTAATCAAATTATCGAAGAAACGGCACGTGAGGCTTACGGCCGGTTGCTCTCTTATTTGGCTGTAAATTGGCGGGATTTACAAGCGGTTGAGGATGCCCTTGGAGATGCATTTGTCGCTGCGCTTGAAACTTGGCCCAAGGTCGGTGCTCCGGATAAGCCGGAGGCATGGCTGCTTACTGCGGCTCGCAGGCGGCTTATCGACCGTGCCCGGCGTGCCCGTATTTCCGAGAGCGCGCTGCCTACACTCCTCGCGATGTCCGAGGATACACAGCGTCTGACTTCTTCAGGCGCTTCATTTCCGGATGAACGGCTGAGGATGATGTTTCTATGTACACATCCTTCGATTGACCCCGCTATGCGCGCACCGCTCATGCTGCAGACGGTGCTTGGCATTGATGCAGCGCGAATTGCGTCTGCATTCATCATCAAGCCATCCACAATGGGCCAGCGTCTGACTCGGGTAAAGGCCAAAATTCGTGCGGATCGGCTCGTTTTTGAAATGCCGGAGGCAGAAGAAATTCCAAAACGTCTAGATTTTGTTCTGGAGGCCATTTATGCTGCTTATGGAAGCGGGTGGGACGAGGCAGCCGACACGGATTCGCCGCGCAGGAAGCTGGCGGAGGAGGCGATCTATCTGGGAAGACTGCTTCTCCGATTCGTTCCCCTCGAACCGGAGGTTCACGGTCTGCTGGCGTTCATGCTCCACTGTGAAGCGCGGCGTAGGGCGCGGCAGGATGATGAGGGGAATTATGTTCCCCTCTCGGAGCAGGATTGCTCGCGATGGGATGAAAGCATGATCATGGAGGCGGAGCGGCACCTGCATACCGCCTCGCAAGCGGGAAGAATCGGCCGCTTTCAGCTCATGGCTGCGATCCAGTCCGTGCACGCACAGCGTTCACGGACGGGGCACATCGAGTGGGAGGCGATTGCTCAGCTCTATGAGGGGCTCCTTCACGTATCTCCCACACTAGGCGCATTAGTCGGTCGCGCCGCAGCCGTCGCAGAGGCGTATGGGGTGGAACACGGCATCGCTCTACTAGAAGCTATTCCAGCTAAAGAAGTAGTAAGCTATCAGCCTTACTGGGCTCTTGCCGGTCATTTGTACAAGCAGATGAATCGAAAAGAAGATGCTCGCTCTGCTTATAGCCAGGCTATCGGGTTAAGCACAGATGTGTCAGTTCGGCAATTTCTAAGCCGGCAAGCTTTTAGGATATAG
- a CDS encoding DUF3800 domain-containing protein: protein MTLYGFYTDESGNNGFGDLKNQPVLCYAGILVPIHYQVYLHNEVQKIKDNLEKDIKAKIHGIPVEQFSTIDFFKKFEIHGKSFIDGEDFYYNLTDSERFTVVDHLLSLANASDVKIIAAITNKQLYQTNTGDTNHNRMHIHTYTELVKSISTELGHSDSYAFVICDDGKPSEINNFCDALRNPANHRVYPDLQIKLSHDKNCNLIQLADMINFITSVYFRNCYGFPPRKRHQSQILDYYAKHLDHKMMKWEYK, encoded by the coding sequence GTGACTTTATATGGATTTTATACAGATGAATCCGGAAATAACGGCTTTGGTGATTTAAAAAACCAACCAGTACTTTGCTACGCTGGAATATTAGTACCTATACACTATCAAGTATATTTGCATAATGAGGTTCAGAAGATAAAAGACAACTTAGAAAAAGATATCAAAGCTAAAATTCATGGTATTCCTGTTGAACAGTTTTCGACCATTGACTTCTTCAAAAAGTTTGAAATACACGGGAAATCTTTTATTGATGGAGAAGATTTCTATTATAATTTAACAGATTCAGAAAGGTTTACAGTTGTCGATCATTTGCTGTCATTAGCAAATGCCTCTGATGTGAAAATTATAGCAGCAATCACGAATAAACAACTCTATCAAACCAATACGGGAGATACTAATCATAATCGGATGCATATCCACACATATACAGAACTCGTTAAATCTATCTCGACCGAATTGGGCCATTCTGATTCCTATGCTTTTGTAATTTGTGACGATGGAAAACCAAGCGAAATAAACAACTTCTGTGATGCTTTAAGAAATCCCGCAAATCATAGAGTCTACCCAGATCTGCAGATAAAGCTCTCACATGACAAAAATTGCAACTTAATTCAACTAGCGGATATGATCAATTTTATTACTTCAGTATACTTTCGTAACTGTTATGGTTTTCCGCCGAGAAAAAGACATCAGTCTCAAATTCTCGATTATTATGCTAAACATCTGGACCATAAAATGATGAAATGGGAATACAAATAA
- a CDS encoding ABC transporter substrate-binding protein, whose amino-acid sequence MMASVLAACGGGTAGGPAAAGTSAPATTSAAGAAAASGEQVELRVMWWGDQKRADRTNEALRKFEEKNPNIKVVGEFAPSSGYFDKLNTQLASGTAPDAFFLGGNVVDYANKGVLLDLDPYVGKELDLSDMDKSMIDYGTIKGKLLHISAGANARGIIVNTDMFKKAGIPVPQDGWNWDDYARISKEISDKLGKGYFGTYDFTVDGMDISFKQNGKMLYDMDNSKLGFDQADAEKWFGYWNEMHKNGGVVTPELQVSNPPADTSKSLVVTGKAAMMLIGSNQLVAHQNLTQDKLTLVQVPRGDKGTAVVFESSQGLSGYAKTKHPAEVAKLMDFWINDPDAAKILGNDRGVPVTSKMRDLLKKDANPVDQIIYDYTSRVSEEAKKENVKVSYNPPGFTEYSKLAETTVQEISFGKKDVKKGVEDFYNGTMKIFNKNQ is encoded by the coding sequence ATGATGGCTTCCGTCCTGGCCGCTTGTGGTGGCGGAACCGCTGGAGGACCTGCAGCAGCAGGTACGTCTGCTCCTGCAACGACGTCGGCTGCGGGAGCAGCTGCGGCAAGCGGTGAGCAGGTTGAGCTGCGCGTCATGTGGTGGGGAGATCAGAAGCGTGCGGATCGCACGAATGAAGCGCTGCGCAAGTTTGAGGAGAAGAATCCGAACATCAAGGTTGTCGGCGAATTCGCGCCCAGCTCCGGTTACTTCGATAAGCTGAATACACAGCTAGCTTCCGGAACGGCTCCAGACGCTTTCTTCCTTGGCGGTAACGTTGTGGATTATGCCAACAAAGGCGTTCTGCTTGACCTAGACCCTTATGTAGGCAAAGAACTGGACCTATCTGATATGGATAAATCGATGATTGATTACGGTACGATCAAGGGCAAGCTGCTGCATATCTCGGCAGGCGCCAACGCCCGTGGAATCATCGTGAATACAGACATGTTTAAAAAGGCTGGCATTCCCGTCCCTCAAGACGGCTGGAATTGGGATGATTACGCTCGCATCAGTAAAGAGATTTCCGACAAGCTGGGCAAAGGCTACTTCGGTACGTATGATTTCACCGTAGACGGTATGGATATTTCCTTTAAGCAAAACGGTAAGATGCTTTACGACATGGATAACAGCAAGCTTGGCTTCGATCAGGCTGATGCGGAGAAATGGTTCGGCTACTGGAACGAGATGCATAAGAACGGCGGCGTCGTTACACCGGAGCTGCAAGTCTCCAATCCGCCTGCAGATACAAGCAAATCCCTTGTTGTTACCGGCAAAGCAGCTATGATGCTGATCGGCTCCAACCAGCTGGTCGCTCACCAGAACCTGACGCAGGACAAATTAACGCTGGTGCAAGTGCCTAGAGGCGACAAAGGGACGGCTGTCGTATTCGAATCGAGCCAAGGCTTGTCCGGCTATGCGAAAACGAAACATCCTGCCGAAGTCGCGAAGCTGATGGACTTCTGGATCAATGATCCGGATGCAGCTAAAATTCTGGGCAACGACCGCGGCGTGCCGGTTACGTCCAAGATGCGCGATTTGCTCAAGAAGGATGCCAACCCTGTCGATCAAATTATCTATGACTACACTAGCCGCGTTTCGGAAGAAGCGAAGAAAGAGAACGTCAAAGTCAGCTACAACCCTCCGGGCTTCACCGAGTACTCCAAGCTGGCGGAGACAACCGTTCAAGAGATTTCGTTCGGTAAAAAAGATGTGAAAAAGGGCGTAGAAGATTTCTATAACGGTACGATGAAAATTTTCAATAAGAACCAGTAA
- a CDS encoding FRG domain-containing protein, which produces MMQHYGVPTRLLDWSREALVALLFALGVPTSDIEKTSDKVVWVLDPVTLNKAFRFYNNKNRPSRFAARQFQVLV; this is translated from the coding sequence ATGATGCAGCACTACGGGGTGCCTACTCGCCTTTTAGATTGGTCTCGGGAGGCACTAGTTGCCTTACTTTTTGCTCTCGGAGTACCGACGAGCGATATAGAGAAGACTTCTGACAAGGTAGTCTGGGTGCTGGACCCTGTAACATTAAATAAAGCCTTCCGTTTTTATAACAACAAAAACCGTCCCTCTAGATTTGCTGCCAGACAGTTCCAAGTACTTGTATAA
- a CDS encoding carbohydrate ABC transporter permease: protein MNTTRRTNLWRQNRTAYLFLLPWLLGFFGLTLGPMLGSLYLSFTNYNLLTPPEFLGVGNYVQMFTDDPTFYGSLKVTFAYVLFSVPLRLIFALLVAMALNKGIKALGIYRTVYYIPSLLGGSVAIAIVWRKIFDGDGLLNHFLGFFGIDGPAWIANPNYIMHTIVTLAVWQFGSAMVIFLAGLKQVPADLYEASQVDGAGKVRQFFQITLPLLSPVLFFNLVMSIINSFQVFTPGYVIGDGRGGPLDSTLFYTLNLYMQGFSFFNMGYAAALAWIMVIIIGVFTGVIFLTSKYWVFYGDGKDERG, encoded by the coding sequence ATGAATACGACGCGACGAACAAACCTTTGGCGCCAAAACCGAACGGCCTATCTATTTTTGCTTCCTTGGCTGCTCGGTTTTTTTGGCCTTACGCTGGGACCCATGCTGGGCTCTCTCTACTTGTCTTTTACCAATTATAATTTGCTTACTCCGCCGGAGTTTCTCGGGGTTGGCAATTACGTACAGATGTTTACGGATGATCCAACCTTTTACGGGTCTTTGAAGGTTACCTTTGCCTATGTGCTTTTCTCGGTACCGCTGCGTTTGATCTTCGCTCTATTGGTAGCGATGGCTTTGAATAAAGGCATCAAGGCGCTCGGTATCTACCGAACCGTATACTACATTCCGTCGCTGCTCGGAGGCAGCGTAGCGATCGCGATCGTCTGGCGTAAAATCTTCGACGGCGATGGTCTCCTGAATCACTTTCTCGGATTTTTCGGCATTGATGGTCCGGCCTGGATCGCCAACCCGAACTACATCATGCATACGATTGTTACACTGGCTGTTTGGCAGTTCGGTTCGGCCATGGTGATTTTTTTGGCGGGGCTCAAGCAGGTTCCTGCTGATCTCTATGAGGCTTCGCAGGTGGACGGCGCCGGGAAGGTTCGGCAATTTTTCCAGATTACCTTGCCGCTCTTATCTCCGGTTCTCTTCTTTAACCTGGTGATGAGCATTATCAACTCCTTTCAGGTCTTTACCCCGGGCTATGTCATCGGGGACGGACGCGGAGGTCCGCTGGATTCCACATTGTTTTACACACTGAACCTGTATATGCAAGGGTTTTCCTTCTTTAACATGGGGTACGCTGCAGCTCTGGCTTGGATTATGGTCATCATCATCGGGGTGTTCACAGGCGTCATCTTCCTGACTTCGAAGTATTGGGTCTTCTATGGCGATGGCAAGGATGAGAGGGGATGA
- a CDS encoding glycoside hydrolase family 43 protein, which produces MVANKDLQIRDPFVFPVPSEGKYYLFGSTDANIWGKGTGFNVYVGTDLKEWEGPFPAFRPDENFFSDENFWAPEVHEHQGRYYMFATFRRKDNARLGTAILVSDSLLGPFVPHSDGPLTPEAWNSLDGTLFIDEEQQPWMVFCHEWKDISDGEVCAVRLTEDFKGTIGEPVTLFQASTAPWATHIVSDKIKTNDKYVTDGPYVYKAGNGELLILWASFIERSYAQGVARSASGSILGPWVHEDKALFVSDGGHDMLFRTFDGRLMLTIHTPNKTPNERPIFLEVTEQDGKLEVVGS; this is translated from the coding sequence ATGGTAGCGAATAAGGATCTGCAGATTAGAGACCCGTTTGTGTTCCCCGTGCCGAGCGAGGGTAAGTATTACTTATTTGGCAGTACCGATGCAAATATTTGGGGCAAAGGCACGGGATTTAATGTCTACGTGGGTACTGATCTCAAGGAGTGGGAGGGGCCATTCCCGGCATTTCGCCCGGATGAGAACTTCTTCTCTGACGAGAATTTCTGGGCTCCGGAGGTCCACGAGCATCAGGGCCGCTATTATATGTTCGCGACCTTCCGCCGCAAAGACAATGCCCGTCTGGGTACGGCGATTCTGGTCTCGGACAGCCTGCTAGGCCCCTTCGTGCCGCATAGTGACGGCCCACTGACACCGGAGGCCTGGAACTCGCTCGACGGCACCTTGTTCATCGACGAGGAGCAGCAGCCGTGGATGGTGTTCTGCCATGAGTGGAAGGACATCTCTGACGGTGAGGTGTGCGCGGTCCGTCTGACTGAGGATTTCAAAGGGACGATCGGCGAGCCGGTCACGCTCTTTCAAGCTTCGACCGCGCCATGGGCGACCCATATCGTATCGGATAAAATCAAGACCAACGACAAGTATGTCACCGACGGCCCATATGTCTACAAAGCGGGGAATGGCGAGCTGCTGATCCTCTGGGCCAGCTTCATCGAGCGCAGCTATGCGCAGGGCGTAGCACGCTCCGCGTCCGGCAGCATTCTTGGCCCGTGGGTTCACGAAGACAAGGCGCTATTCGTCAGCGATGGCGGACACGACATGCTCTTCCGCACGTTCGACGGGCGGCTGATGCTCACCATCCATACGCCGAACAAAACACCGAACGAGCGGCCAATATTCCTGGAGGTTACGGAGCAGGATGGGAAGCTGGAGGTTGTAGGTTCTTAG
- a CDS encoding YciI family protein — protein sequence MNYTLMFYETQEDFAARIDPARQQEYLAGWTHYVHALRNAGIVVFGSGLCAPETAATMKRRGGELMVQDGPFPETKEQLGGIFVIDVPDLDAALEWAARGPVDTVEVRQNIPSLK from the coding sequence ATGAATTACACGTTAATGTTTTACGAGACTCAGGAGGACTTTGCAGCGAGAATAGACCCAGCCCGTCAGCAAGAATACTTAGCTGGCTGGACGCACTATGTCCATGCTTTGCGGAACGCTGGAATTGTGGTGTTCGGTTCTGGGCTCTGTGCACCTGAGACGGCTGCAACGATGAAGCGGCGCGGCGGCGAGTTGATGGTCCAAGACGGACCGTTTCCCGAGACAAAGGAGCAGCTCGGCGGGATCTTCGTGATTGATGTGCCGGATCTAGATGCCGCCTTAGAGTGGGCTGCTCGAGGTCCTGTGGATACGGTTGAGGTCAGACAGAACATTCCGTCTTTGAAGTAA
- a CDS encoding carbohydrate ABC transporter permease, producing MTHSTALGRTSRHVIIIALGLIMMYPVLWLLFSSFKPNTMIFTDTSLWPKQWTLQNYVNGWKGLQGISFGRFFANSLQVSGFSMLGNVVTCSLAAFAFARLEFRFKKVMFGLMLVTIMIPYHVTLVPQYIMYNKLEWINTYLPLVVPKWLAHDSFFILLMVQFIRGIPKELDESAVIDGCGQGQIYWRIMLPQLVPALITTAIFTFMWTWDDFFSQMIYLNKVSLFTVQLGIRSLFDPSGESDWGALLAMSVLSLVPIMTIFLSFQRYFLDGIATTGLK from the coding sequence ATGACACATTCAACCGCATTAGGACGTACAAGCAGACACGTGATCATTATCGCCCTCGGCCTGATTATGATGTATCCGGTCCTATGGCTGCTCTTCAGCTCCTTTAAGCCGAATACGATGATCTTTACCGATACCAGCCTGTGGCCGAAGCAGTGGACGCTGCAAAATTATGTGAATGGCTGGAAAGGGCTGCAGGGCATCTCCTTCGGGCGCTTCTTCGCCAATTCCTTGCAGGTGTCGGGATTTTCGATGCTGGGGAACGTGGTGACCTGCTCGCTTGCTGCTTTTGCTTTTGCCAGATTGGAATTCCGCTTCAAGAAGGTGATGTTCGGGCTCATGCTGGTTACCATCATGATTCCTTATCACGTCACGCTGGTGCCGCAATATATCATGTACAACAAACTTGAATGGATTAACACGTATTTGCCGCTCGTTGTTCCGAAGTGGCTCGCACATGACTCGTTCTTTATTCTGCTGATGGTCCAGTTTATCCGGGGGATTCCCAAAGAGCTCGATGAGAGCGCTGTAATCGATGGCTGCGGACAAGGCCAAATTTACTGGCGCATTATGCTGCCGCAGCTGGTGCCCGCTCTGATTACGACGGCCATCTTCACGTTCATGTGGACCTGGGATGATTTCTTCAGTCAAATGATCTATTTGAACAAAGTGAGCCTGTTCACAGTACAGCTCGGCATTCGCTCCTTGTTCGATCCTTCCGGTGAATCCGATTGGGGCGCATTGCTGGCGATGTCGGTCCTGTCCCTGGTTCCGATTATGACAATCTTCCTGTCGTTTCAGCGGTACTTCCTCGATGGGATTGCGACAACAGGTTTGAAATAA
- a CDS encoding methyl-accepting chemotaxis protein has translation MANSTEYANKLVRNVLLLSTVLGTVSSYSNGNISNTVAILIGGGFVSMLLSILIFRGKAINASKYIGTLGLAVIVFVIVSNTHTAINFMLVFFLVAITTVYHEPAMIYLSGGIGIAFTNYFFLLNRSEIFHTEKLGNLFAVNVTFFMFVAALLMQARIGQRMRKKGEADTTVMAESNQRMGLVLDEVKHSVATLGEFSRSMKSNVGSTGQIAKEVRSAFSEIAKGVESQAVSANEVNESMASVTGKIESLATTSTELRELSNATSDIVEVGNEQLTTLNNQLERVGEIILTNLQLMKDLNEKSSQIEQITAQISEISSQTNLLALNASIEAARAGEHGRGFAVVANEVKKLAVNSGSSTEEIGQILGNIQSQARRATELAQSGSEAIMISLEAMGRTKHAFGEIESNTGLVLGRAVSMDEMMNDFMTVTGVIADEMNSVSGVTQQTSAGVEQVLASVEEQAQMTEDIVKGFKELEELTKRLEVVVLSDEDHKES, from the coding sequence TTGGCGAATTCTACTGAATACGCTAACAAGCTGGTTCGCAACGTACTATTGCTTTCCACGGTTTTAGGTACTGTATCCAGCTACTCGAACGGGAACATCTCCAACACAGTAGCCATCTTGATCGGTGGAGGATTCGTAAGCATGTTGCTGTCGATCTTGATTTTTCGCGGTAAAGCGATCAATGCCTCCAAGTATATTGGAACTCTCGGCCTCGCTGTCATCGTGTTCGTCATCGTTAGCAATACGCATACTGCCATTAACTTTATGCTCGTGTTCTTCCTGGTTGCGATCACGACCGTGTATCACGAGCCGGCCATGATTTATTTGTCAGGCGGGATTGGTATTGCTTTTACCAATTACTTCTTCCTTCTGAACCGTTCGGAAATATTTCATACAGAGAAGCTGGGTAATCTGTTCGCTGTTAATGTCACCTTCTTCATGTTCGTCGCGGCTCTGCTCATGCAAGCTCGTATCGGTCAGCGCATGCGGAAGAAGGGGGAGGCCGATACGACGGTCATGGCGGAATCTAATCAAAGGATGGGGCTCGTTCTGGACGAAGTCAAGCATTCGGTTGCTACCTTAGGCGAGTTCAGTCGCAGTATGAAGAGTAATGTGGGATCTACCGGCCAAATCGCCAAGGAAGTCCGTAGTGCCTTCTCGGAAATTGCGAAAGGCGTGGAATCACAGGCGGTCAGTGCTAACGAGGTCAACGAATCGATGGCGAGCGTCACCGGTAAAATTGAGTCTCTTGCAACGACTTCTACAGAGCTGAGGGAATTGTCCAATGCTACCAGTGACATTGTTGAGGTCGGCAATGAGCAGCTGACGACGCTGAACAACCAGCTGGAACGAGTTGGCGAGATTATTCTCACGAACCTGCAGCTCATGAAGGATCTCAACGAGAAGTCGAGTCAAATTGAGCAAATTACGGCTCAAATCAGCGAGATTTCTTCACAAACGAATCTGCTCGCGCTCAACGCCAGCATTGAAGCGGCTAGAGCGGGTGAGCATGGGAGAGGATTCGCTGTCGTAGCGAATGAAGTGAAGAAGCTGGCTGTAAACTCAGGCTCCTCTACAGAAGAGATCGGGCAAATACTCGGAAACATCCAGTCGCAGGCAAGACGTGCGACGGAGCTTGCCCAGTCCGGCAGCGAAGCGATCATGATCAGCCTAGAGGCGATGGGCAGAACGAAGCATGCATTCGGAGAGATTGAGAGTAATACGGGTCTCGTACTCGGGCGTGCGGTTAGCATGGATGAAATGATGAATGATTTCATGACGGTAACCGGCGTCATCGCCGATGAGATGAACTCAGTTTCGGGTGTAACCCAGCAAACCTCAGCCGGTGTGGAGCAAGTGCTTGCTAGTGTGGAGGAGCAGGCGCAGATGACCGAGGACATCGTCAAAGGCTTCAAGGAGCTGGAGGAATTGACGAAGCGGCTTGAAGTTGTCGTATTATCTGATGAGGACCATAAGGAATCTTAA
- a CDS encoding MGH1-like glycoside hydrolase domain-containing protein — MAESILHRLRQANLAEQIGTLKKSTDHAVLEEWQRSGVGFASSSEKFEQVFVNAVRKLLDCIVPTGGEDPVLHEGGIYLGCWLESTGTINAELLSRFIPSVSESTYRLFHRFQREDGLMPYKVTGQGPVFRQIQMVTPLARCVWNHYKLHGSDKSFLRPMYEAMKRQDEWLAAYRDTRGSGCVEAFCTFDTGHDLSPRFWHVPDTPHQGDPKQYNPDSPILPFLAPDLTANVYCQRRYLALMAAELGETDIDWNAKAEASLRSLFEHCFDAEDHFFYDVDRNGELVRVQSDVLLRVLACEAGDREFFDTALRRYLLNTSKFFTKYPLTSIAMDDPRFDPSFSYNSWAGPTNFLSLIRTPHAFEHHGRYVELTWILYPIMSAMANMERFPQTLNPWTGAEGFTETYSPSILCLLDYVERLSGILPTPEGKLWFTGLLPYPLDHGDEVSEEIAYSRTVDGACYELVNTRAGATVYRGGELHISFPYGIRVVTDREGRLTSIIGMRPGTVQGILSYEGRDYEVVVKGNEQMDFVDGAFVSTSDIGVVFPTYR, encoded by the coding sequence TTGGCTGAATCCATCCTACATCGTCTGCGTCAAGCCAATTTGGCGGAGCAGATTGGAACTCTAAAAAAATCTACGGATCACGCTGTACTTGAAGAATGGCAGCGCTCAGGCGTAGGTTTCGCATCTTCCTCAGAGAAGTTCGAGCAGGTATTCGTGAATGCGGTCCGCAAGCTGCTGGACTGTATCGTGCCGACAGGCGGAGAGGACCCGGTGCTGCACGAGGGAGGCATCTATCTCGGCTGCTGGTTGGAGAGCACAGGCACGATCAACGCGGAGCTGCTGTCGAGGTTCATCCCCTCCGTGTCGGAGTCCACGTACCGGCTCTTTCATCGGTTTCAGCGCGAAGACGGGCTGATGCCGTACAAGGTTACGGGGCAAGGCCCCGTTTTCCGGCAAATCCAGATGGTTACGCCGCTCGCCCGGTGCGTATGGAACCATTACAAGCTGCACGGCAGCGACAAGAGCTTCCTGCGCCCCATGTATGAGGCGATGAAGCGGCAAGATGAGTGGCTGGCGGCGTATCGCGATACCCGCGGGTCGGGCTGTGTGGAGGCGTTCTGCACCTTTGATACAGGGCATGACCTGTCGCCGCGCTTCTGGCATGTGCCGGATACGCCTCATCAGGGAGATCCGAAGCAATATAACCCGGACTCACCGATACTTCCGTTTCTGGCTCCGGACCTAACGGCTAATGTCTACTGCCAGCGCCGCTATTTGGCTCTGATGGCCGCGGAGCTTGGCGAGACGGACATCGACTGGAACGCGAAAGCGGAAGCAAGCCTGCGCAGCTTATTCGAGCATTGCTTTGATGCGGAGGACCATTTCTTCTACGATGTGGACCGTAACGGCGAGCTGGTGCGGGTGCAGTCGGATGTACTGCTGCGTGTACTCGCGTGCGAAGCGGGTGATCGGGAATTTTTTGATACGGCACTGAGGCGTTACCTGCTCAACACAAGTAAGTTTTTTACCAAATATCCGCTAACGTCAATCGCTATGGATGATCCGCGCTTTGATCCGTCTTTCAGCTATAACAGCTGGGCAGGACCGACGAACTTCCTAAGCTTAATTCGGACTCCGCATGCCTTTGAGCATCATGGGCGTTATGTAGAATTAACCTGGATTTTATATCCGATTATGTCGGCGATGGCGAATATGGAGCGATTCCCTCAAACCTTGAATCCATGGACAGGAGCGGAGGGCTTTACCGAAACGTATTCGCCTTCCATTCTGTGCCTGCTCGATTATGTGGAGCGTCTAAGCGGTATTCTGCCGACGCCTGAGGGCAAGCTGTGGTTCACCGGACTCCTTCCATATCCGTTGGATCATGGAGATGAAGTTTCCGAGGAAATCGCATACAGCCGCACTGTTGACGGCGCTTGCTATGAGCTGGTCAATACGCGAGCGGGAGCGACCGTGTATCGGGGCGGGGAGCTGCACATAAGCTTTCCTTATGGAATTCGGGTTGTGACTGACCGTGAGGGGCGACTGACCTCGATCATTGGTATGAGACCCGGAACAGTACAAGGCATATTGTCTTATGAGGGACGGGATTACGAAGTAGTAGTGAAGGGCAATGAGCAGATGGATTTTGTAGATGGAGCTTTCGTCAGCACGTCAGATATCGGGGTTGTCTTCCCGACGTATCGGTGA